A region of the Verrucomicrobiota bacterium genome:
AACATCGCGAAGCTGCACGGGGGTATTTCGATGTTCGCCGGCGTCGGCGAGCGAACGCGCGAAGGGAACGATCTTTACAATGAAATGATCGAGGCCGGCGTGATCAAGGTGGAGAAGGACGAGAAGGGGCATCCGAAGAAGGGTTCCAACGGCCTTCCCATCATCAAGGAAGGCTCGAAGATCGGCTTGGTTTACGGCCAGATGAACGAGCCGCCTGGAGCGCGTTTGCGCGTGGCGTTGTCCGCTTTGGCGGTGACCGAGTATTTCCGCGATGAACACAACCAGGATGTGCTGCTCTTCGTGGACAACATCTTTCGGTTCTCCCAGGCGGGTTCCGAGGTGTCCGCGCTGCTGGGCCGCACTCCGAGCGCCGTCGGCTACCAGCCCACGCTGGCGGCGGAGATGGGCAATCTCCAGGAACGCATTACCTCCACCAAGAAGGGTTCCATCACGTCGTTTCAGGCGGTGTACGTGCCGGCTGACGACTTGACCGATCCCGCGCCGGCGACGACGTTCGCGCATCTGGATGCGACCATCGTTTTGGAGCGTTCCATCGCCGAGTTGGGGATTTATCCCGCGGTCGATCCGTTGTCTTCGACCAGCCGGGCTTTGTCGCCGGATATCGTCGGGGAGGAGCATTACGCGGTGGCTCGCGGTGTGCAGAAGGTGTTGCAGCGTTACAAGGACTTGCAGGACATCATCGCCATTCTGGGCATGGACGAGCTTTCGCCGGACGACAAGCTGACGGTGTTCCGGGCGCGCAAGATTCAGAAATTCCTGAGCCAGCCATTCTCCGTCGCCGAAGTGTTCACGGGACGCCCCGGCAAACAGGTGCCGGTTGCGGACACCGTGCGGGGATTTAAGGAGATTCTGGATGGCAAGCACGACGACGTGGGCGAGAACGACTTCTACATGAAGGGCTCGATTGAGGAGATCAAGGAAGGCTAAATCGTGATGGACGCCATCCTCATCGCTCTTCATTCCAGCGTGCATTCCGTATGAGCACATTAAGGCTCGAAATCGTCACCCCCGAGGCGAAGATTTATTCTGAGGACGTCGAGATGGTGACGCTCCCGGGAGTCGAGGGGGAGATGGGCATTTACCCGATGCACGTTCCGTTGATGACGCAGGTTATCGCGGGAGAAGTCGCGGTGCGAAAGAACGGGCAGGAAAGTTTGCTGGCGGTGGGAGAAGGCTTCGTCGAGGTCACCGGGGAGCGCGTGGCGATTTTGACGGACATGGCGGTGAAGGCGGACGACATTGACGAAACCAAGGCCGAGGAAGCGCGCAAGCGCGCCGAAGCCCGGTTGCAAGAGAAATTGTCCGATGAAGAATCAGCGGCGGTGACCGCCGCCTTGGCGCATTCGCTGGCGCAGTTGCACGTCAAGCGACGGCAGAAAAAGTAGCGACGGCTGAAGGGTTCGCCTTCGAACGGCGGTTTGAGGATGGCCCAGGCTGGTGGCGGACGCCGTCGTGGATTGCGGCTCCGGTCCTG
Encoded here:
- the atpD gene encoding F0F1 ATP synthase subunit beta; the protein is MNKGKIVQIIGPVVDAEFTDKLPAIYNALTVEFDVPGSGRNKLTLEVQQHLGDHWIRAVAMSTTEGLKRGMDLIDTGKPISMPVGNGVMGRVFNVTGDAVDEQGPVKADAYNPIHRQAPPLVDQSTSPQILTTGIKVIDLICPFLKGGKVGAFGGAGVGKTVVIMELINNIAKLHGGISMFAGVGERTREGNDLYNEMIEAGVIKVEKDEKGHPKKGSNGLPIIKEGSKIGLVYGQMNEPPGARLRVALSALAVTEYFRDEHNQDVLLFVDNIFRFSQAGSEVSALLGRTPSAVGYQPTLAAEMGNLQERITSTKKGSITSFQAVYVPADDLTDPAPATTFAHLDATIVLERSIAELGIYPAVDPLSSTSRALSPDIVGEEHYAVARGVQKVLQRYKDLQDIIAILGMDELSPDDKLTVFRARKIQKFLSQPFSVAEVFTGRPGKQVPVADTVRGFKEILDGKHDDVGENDFYMKGSIEEIKEG
- a CDS encoding F0F1 ATP synthase subunit epsilon, with translation MSTLRLEIVTPEAKIYSEDVEMVTLPGVEGEMGIYPMHVPLMTQVIAGEVAVRKNGQESLLAVGEGFVEVTGERVAILTDMAVKADDIDETKAEEARKRAEARLQEKLSDEESAAVTAALAHSLAQLHVKRRQKK